A genomic stretch from Candidatus Eremiobacteraceae bacterium includes:
- the greA gene encoding transcription elongation factor GreA, with amino-acid sequence MMQEKETVLTADGLKKLEAELDELKTVHRKEVNDRIRQAKEFGDISENAEYEDAKQEQAFIEGRIMKLETMIRNAKIIVEGEGGADEVHLASTVKVKNLTSGFEGEYTIVGSAESDPLRAKISNESPIGIALIGAKPGQTVTATTPSGDVQLKIISIKANRKSGKAKAR; translated from the coding sequence ATGATGCAAGAGAAAGAGACCGTACTCACAGCGGACGGATTGAAAAAGCTGGAGGCTGAGCTCGACGAGCTCAAGACCGTCCACCGCAAAGAGGTGAACGACCGGATCCGCCAGGCCAAAGAATTCGGCGACATCTCCGAAAACGCGGAATACGAAGACGCCAAGCAGGAGCAGGCGTTCATCGAAGGCCGCATCATGAAGCTCGAGACGATGATCCGCAATGCCAAGATCATCGTCGAGGGCGAGGGCGGCGCGGACGAAGTGCACTTGGCGAGCACGGTCAAGGTCAAGAACTTGACCAGCGGCTTTGAAGGCGAGTACACGATCGTGGGCAGCGCCGAAAGCGATCCGCTGCGTGCGAAGATCTCCAACGAATCGCCGATCGGCATCGCGCTCATCGGCGCGAAACCCGGTCAGACCGTGACGGCGACGACCCCGAGCGGCGACGTGCAGCTCAAGATCATCTCGATCAAGGCGAATCGTAAGAGCGGCAAAGCGAAAGCACGTTGA
- a CDS encoding NAD(P)H-binding protein, translated as MRKFGFLVHPLSYDDVERYDPGAVGKGRPIIKKILEWIPPYRVSDIVGVRSASTGEEITGHFIGVPLMPEQWLELPRADIMNRLVGAAELAKQLGCGILGLGGFSSVVGDGGITLAETVPDIAITTGNSYTIASGIQSLYRAAHDLDIDLASASAVVIGATGSIGSACAQILGNKVPRVTLAARNATRLKNLAHAMQPHVSATLDWTTDIRQAVRSADLVLTATSAVSAIVEPEDLRPGAVISEVSLPHDVSRRVATERPDVLVSEGGNILVPGEPNFNFDFGLPPRTALACMSETMILTLEGKFVNYSLGRGIHLDKVLEIERLADKHGFKLASMRAFDKPVSDEQIARTREAALAARATATVPAVR; from the coding sequence TTGCGCAAGTTCGGTTTCCTCGTCCACCCGCTGTCCTACGACGACGTCGAGCGCTACGATCCGGGCGCGGTCGGCAAGGGCCGGCCTATCATAAAGAAGATCCTGGAATGGATACCGCCCTATCGCGTCTCTGATATCGTCGGCGTGCGCAGCGCGTCCACCGGCGAGGAGATCACCGGCCACTTCATCGGCGTGCCGCTCATGCCGGAGCAATGGCTCGAGTTGCCGCGCGCCGATATCATGAATCGCCTTGTCGGCGCGGCCGAGCTCGCCAAGCAGCTGGGCTGCGGCATCCTCGGCTTGGGCGGCTTCTCATCGGTGGTCGGTGACGGCGGCATCACGCTGGCCGAAACAGTTCCCGACATCGCCATCACGACCGGCAATTCGTACACCATCGCCTCGGGCATCCAAAGTCTGTATCGCGCGGCGCACGACTTGGACATCGATCTGGCCAGCGCGTCCGCCGTCGTCATCGGCGCGACCGGCAGCATCGGTTCGGCCTGCGCCCAGATCCTGGGCAACAAGGTCCCGCGCGTGACGCTGGCCGCGCGCAACGCCACGCGGTTGAAGAACCTCGCGCACGCGATGCAGCCGCACGTCAGCGCGACGTTGGACTGGACCACCGACATCCGCCAAGCGGTGCGCTCCGCCGATCTCGTGCTCACTGCGACCTCAGCGGTATCGGCGATCGTCGAGCCTGAAGATCTGCGACCTGGCGCGGTGATCAGCGAAGTCTCGCTGCCGCATGACGTCTCGCGCCGCGTCGCTACCGAACGCCCGGACGTGCTGGTCAGCGAGGGCGGCAACATCCTCGTGCCCGGCGAGCCGAATTTCAACTTCGACTTCGGCCTGCCGCCGCGCACGGCGCTCGCCTGCATGTCGGAGACCATGATCCTCACGCTCGAGGGCAAGTTCGTGAACTACTCGTTGGGCCGCGGCATCCACCTCGACAAGGTGCTCGAGATCGAACGTCTCGCCGACAAGCACGGCTTCAAGCTCGCCAGCATGCGCGCGTTCGACAAACCGGTGAGCGACGAGCAGATCGCGCGCACGCGCGAGGCGGCGCTCGCCGCACGCGCGACGGCAACGGTTCCGGCGGTGCGTTGA
- the lysS gene encoding lysine--tRNA ligase: MSDDHDLGSTEAELIKARRAKLDALRSFGRDPFAITSFGRTHDARQLHDTFEGLKAGEHAQAKVSAAGRLGTVRWMGKKAVFSDISDQSGRIQIYLRADALGDDFAMADTLDRGDIVGVEGEPFVTKTGELTIAVKHVAVLSKSLRPLPEKWHGLVDHEARYRRRYVDLIVNRPVLETMLLRSRLVAATRRYLDDRGFVEVETPVLLSIAGGANARPFVTHSNALDIKLQMRIATELNLKRCIVGGIEKVYEIGRIFRNEGVDRTHNPEFTMLELYQAYGDVNTMMELSEDWILHLAAVAGVRGEHQIGGETIALERPFARIAYLEALEKWGGLTRADVLDEARARTAAGELKLRIDPGGSHAHVIDKIFEAVAEPHLINPTFVTDFPVVLSPLAKRRADDPQLVERFELFIGHMEIVNAFSELNDPDDQRTRFEAQAAERARGDQEAPEPDWDYVQALEYGMPPTGGLGSGVDRLVMLLTGERSIRDVLLFPLQKPE; this comes from the coding sequence TTGAGCGACGACCACGACCTCGGTTCGACCGAGGCCGAACTCATCAAGGCGCGTCGAGCCAAGCTCGACGCGCTCCGTTCATTCGGCCGCGATCCGTTCGCGATCACGTCGTTCGGGCGCACGCACGATGCGCGCCAGCTCCACGACACGTTCGAAGGGCTCAAAGCCGGCGAGCACGCGCAGGCGAAGGTCAGTGCCGCCGGACGGCTCGGCACGGTCCGATGGATGGGCAAAAAAGCGGTCTTCTCGGACATCTCCGACCAGTCCGGACGCATCCAGATCTACCTGCGCGCAGATGCGTTGGGCGACGACTTCGCGATGGCGGACACGCTCGACCGCGGCGACATCGTCGGAGTCGAGGGCGAGCCGTTCGTCACCAAGACGGGCGAGCTGACGATCGCGGTCAAGCACGTAGCGGTGCTCTCGAAATCGCTGCGCCCGCTGCCCGAGAAGTGGCACGGGCTGGTGGATCACGAAGCGCGCTATCGGCGGCGCTATGTCGACCTGATCGTCAACCGTCCTGTGCTCGAGACGATGCTGCTGCGCAGCCGGCTTGTCGCGGCGACTCGCCGTTATCTCGACGATCGCGGCTTCGTCGAGGTCGAGACACCGGTCTTGCTCTCGATCGCCGGCGGCGCCAATGCGCGGCCGTTCGTCACACACTCGAATGCCCTCGACATCAAGCTGCAGATGCGTATCGCGACCGAGCTCAACCTCAAGCGCTGCATCGTCGGCGGCATCGAGAAGGTCTACGAGATCGGGCGCATCTTCCGCAACGAGGGCGTCGACCGCACCCACAACCCCGAGTTCACCATGCTCGAGCTGTATCAGGCCTACGGCGACGTCAACACGATGATGGAGTTGTCGGAGGATTGGATCTTGCATCTGGCCGCGGTGGCGGGGGTGCGCGGCGAGCATCAGATCGGCGGCGAGACGATCGCGTTGGAGCGCCCGTTCGCGCGCATCGCCTATCTCGAGGCGTTGGAGAAATGGGGCGGGCTCACGCGCGCCGACGTGCTCGACGAAGCGCGCGCGCGCACGGCGGCCGGCGAATTGAAGCTCAGGATCGATCCCGGCGGCAGCCACGCGCATGTCATCGACAAGATCTTCGAGGCCGTCGCCGAGCCGCACTTGATCAACCCGACCTTCGTCACCGATTTCCCGGTAGTGCTCTCGCCGTTGGCCAAACGCCGCGCCGACGATCCGCAACTGGTCGAACGCTTCGAGCTGTTCATCGGCCACATGGAGATCGTCAACGCGTTTTCAGAGCTCAACGATCCGGACGATCAGCGCACGCGATTCGAAGCGCAGGCGGCTGAACGCGCGCGCGGCGATCAAGAGGCGCCCGAACCCGATTGGGATTACGTGCAGGCGCTCGAGTACGGCATGCCGCCCACCGGCGGGCTGGGCAGCGGCGTGGACCGGTTGGTGATGCTGCTGACCGGCGAACGCTCGATCCGCGACGTCTTACTTTTTCCGCTCCAAAAACCCGAGTGA
- a CDS encoding AAA family ATPase codes for MASRAALSGRFVGRKDELDLLRAAFARAAGGHGSTVLLSGDAGIGKTRLIGEWRIWLAQRQAIVGLGECLDYARAPYAPFVDALRDALTQAPDALRDALAVRRILSTLIPELGGGSGPRAAEVSKRQLFDAFAEAFRIIATASTAIIAIEDLHWADPDSLDLLLHLSRIAPHERIMLVATFRDDEVDRGKLASLRARLQRRPNVDAVRLSPLERTEMRMLAREMLGKHPPTGREAIERSITLAEGNPFYAEELLRHALEGQGADMPLTLRGVILERLRSLSADQRTALVYAAVIGRRFEPELLAAALSRPIEAIIDALRAARDNQLIIEEPGQPVSYRFRHALVQEILYRELLVPEAQAVHLKIARALESDGGATRRRAMELARHYWEARDLDKTMQYADLAGDAATQTLAHAQAATHYERAIEAAPTLSQSDRSRLYEKLAFALLDAGSIERSLRAFSLALEGLSGTTRLEDMANLHLGMSRAERLLGDRRAALTHADIAIASLASLPQSSIRYRALVFRANLAANADDLPGLLATLSEAETFSGEPDLGRLSRVHALRAHACMIQGDFERARQECETAIAVAQEAGDLVALAVNFNEAALIYEEEGDLDSAINVSERAVRIARERLLTHPEVVANGNRALYLLMLGDVTAARAAIDLVLAAPSLDDQPLLAGVAMGVGILVGVRQGDAAFVAGLFDEVVLDQIFAFGGSYSVISGMARAEVFFADGRLGDAQRAFHEALAAVRTPTNDLALFLWPARFARAEDLARLRESLAPWAARQPTARGRGYLSLLDAQAARGRGDVSAAKQHAADAATALADIGYLLFKGFSLELGGRTREAVETYRRSGALGDVARLDRELAPRGRRDRHAVDLSKREREVAQLISSGKSNKAIASALGISERTVENHVTSIFKKFGVASRTELVARMTASLGFLERKK; via the coding sequence GTGGCTTCACGCGCAGCGCTGTCCGGACGTTTTGTCGGCCGCAAGGACGAGCTCGACCTGCTGCGGGCTGCGTTCGCTCGCGCGGCTGGCGGCCACGGCTCGACCGTGCTGCTATCGGGCGACGCCGGCATCGGCAAGACTCGGCTTATCGGCGAGTGGCGGATTTGGCTTGCGCAGCGTCAAGCGATCGTCGGTCTGGGCGAATGCTTGGACTACGCGCGAGCTCCCTATGCGCCATTCGTCGACGCGCTGCGCGACGCGCTGACCCAGGCCCCAGATGCGCTGCGCGACGCGCTCGCTGTGCGACGTATCCTGTCGACCCTGATTCCCGAGCTCGGCGGCGGAAGCGGTCCAAGGGCGGCTGAGGTCTCAAAGCGACAGCTCTTCGATGCGTTCGCCGAGGCCTTTCGGATCATCGCCACCGCATCGACCGCGATCATCGCCATCGAAGACCTTCATTGGGCAGATCCGGACTCGCTCGATCTGCTGTTGCACCTGTCGAGGATCGCGCCGCACGAACGCATCATGCTCGTGGCCACGTTTCGCGACGACGAAGTCGATCGCGGTAAGCTGGCGAGTCTCCGCGCGCGTTTGCAGCGAAGGCCGAACGTCGACGCGGTACGATTGTCCCCACTTGAGCGCACGGAGATGCGCATGCTCGCTCGCGAGATGCTCGGCAAGCACCCCCCGACCGGCAGGGAAGCGATAGAGCGGTCCATCACGCTCGCGGAAGGCAACCCGTTCTACGCCGAAGAGTTGCTGCGTCACGCGCTCGAGGGCCAGGGCGCTGATATGCCGCTCACATTGCGAGGGGTCATCTTAGAACGTCTGCGTTCCCTCAGCGCGGATCAACGCACGGCGCTTGTCTATGCCGCGGTCATCGGACGCCGATTCGAACCGGAGCTCTTGGCCGCCGCGCTCTCTCGCCCGATCGAAGCGATCATCGATGCGCTGCGCGCCGCGAGAGATAACCAGCTGATCATCGAGGAGCCCGGCCAACCAGTCTCCTACCGCTTTCGACACGCGCTCGTGCAAGAGATCCTCTACCGAGAATTGCTCGTACCGGAGGCTCAAGCGGTTCACCTGAAGATCGCACGCGCGCTGGAAAGCGATGGCGGAGCCACTCGGAGGCGCGCGATGGAGCTGGCGCGCCACTATTGGGAGGCGCGCGATCTCGACAAGACGATGCAGTACGCCGACCTCGCTGGCGATGCGGCGACCCAAACGCTCGCGCATGCCCAAGCCGCCACGCATTACGAGCGGGCCATCGAGGCCGCGCCGACGCTTTCGCAAAGCGACCGCAGCCGGTTGTATGAGAAGCTCGCGTTCGCGCTGCTCGACGCAGGCAGCATCGAACGTTCCTTGCGCGCGTTCTCTCTGGCGTTGGAGGGCCTGAGCGGCACGACGCGGCTCGAAGATATGGCTAATCTGCACTTAGGCATGTCGCGCGCCGAACGTCTGCTCGGTGACCGGCGGGCCGCGTTGACGCACGCCGACATAGCGATCGCGTCGCTTGCATCGCTGCCGCAAAGCTCCATCCGCTATCGAGCGCTCGTCTTTCGGGCGAATCTGGCGGCGAATGCGGATGATCTTCCTGGTCTCCTTGCCACCCTAAGCGAGGCCGAGACATTCTCAGGCGAACCGGACCTCGGCCGTCTCTCTCGCGTGCATGCCTTACGCGCGCACGCATGCATGATCCAAGGCGATTTCGAACGAGCGCGGCAGGAGTGCGAAACGGCGATCGCCGTCGCGCAAGAAGCCGGCGATCTGGTCGCGTTGGCTGTGAACTTCAACGAAGCCGCTCTGATCTACGAGGAAGAAGGTGATCTGGACAGCGCGATCAACGTCAGCGAACGCGCCGTCCGGATCGCGCGCGAGCGACTCTTGACACACCCTGAAGTGGTCGCAAATGGAAATCGCGCTCTCTACCTCTTGATGCTCGGCGATGTGACGGCGGCGCGCGCAGCGATTGATCTCGTCCTGGCAGCCCCCAGCCTGGATGACCAGCCGCTGCTGGCGGGTGTCGCCATGGGGGTCGGGATATTAGTAGGCGTGCGTCAGGGCGATGCCGCGTTCGTCGCAGGTCTGTTCGACGAAGTCGTGCTGGACCAGATCTTCGCTTTCGGCGGATCATATTCGGTGATCTCGGGGATGGCGCGCGCAGAGGTGTTCTTCGCCGATGGACGGCTTGGAGATGCGCAGCGCGCCTTTCACGAAGCGCTCGCGGCGGTGCGGACGCCGACCAACGACCTCGCCCTATTCCTTTGGCCGGCGCGTTTCGCGCGCGCGGAGGATCTGGCGCGGTTGCGAGAATCGCTAGCACCGTGGGCCGCTCGGCAGCCGACGGCGCGAGGGCGGGGCTATCTCTCACTGCTCGACGCCCAGGCGGCACGGGGACGCGGCGATGTGAGCGCGGCTAAGCAGCACGCGGCAGACGCCGCGACGGCCCTCGCGGACATTGGCTACTTGCTTTTCAAAGGGTTTTCGCTCGAGCTCGGTGGCCGAACGCGCGAAGCCGTGGAAACCTATCGTCGATCAGGAGCTTTGGGTGACGTCGCCCGACTCGACCGGGAACTCGCTCCCCGCGGAAGGCGCGACCGCCACGCCGTCGACCTCAGCAAGCGCGAGCGCGAGGTCGCGCAGCTCATCAGCAGCGGCAAGTCGAATAAAGCCATCGCGAGCGCGCTTGGGATCAGCGAGCGCACCGTCGAGAATCACGTGACCTCGATCTTCAAGAAGTTTGGCGTCGCATCTCGCACCGAACTCGTCGCGCGCATGACTGCGTCACTCGGGTTTTTGGAGCGGAAAAAGTAA
- a CDS encoding aspartate aminotransferase family protein, giving the protein MMSGTFDEVYAAYKDYINPPLARFMKLAGATVETESRGVRVYDENGKSYLDFCGGYGVFTLGYMHPRVVGAVREQLNHMALSSRVFFNARTAALAKELARIAPGDLQISFFSNSGTEAVEAALKTARLSTKRTMIVATHNAFHGKTMGSLTATGRDLLKDSFKPLVPEFCHVPFGDLDALDRALPGAAAFIVEPVQCEGGVVVPPDGYLRGVRDLCDTHGALFIADEVQTGLGRTGYLWGVDHDDVVPDIIAAAKGLSGGVVPIGATITRHDVWMAAFGHAPLLHTSTFGGNPLACTAGLAALQVLEEEGLVQRSREMGAYMLEGASQLMARHPDVIAQVRGRGLVVGVELTNEGYGGVIIPECLKLGLTAAYTLNQQKVIRLEPPLIVTKDEIDEALALLGQGVVKAKEKLGELARTN; this is encoded by the coding sequence ATGATGAGCGGAACTTTCGACGAGGTCTACGCCGCCTACAAGGATTATATCAATCCGCCGCTGGCGCGCTTCATGAAGCTCGCCGGTGCGACGGTGGAGACCGAATCGCGCGGCGTCCGCGTGTATGACGAGAACGGCAAGTCGTATCTCGATTTCTGCGGCGGCTACGGCGTATTTACGTTGGGCTACATGCATCCCAGAGTCGTGGGGGCCGTGCGCGAACAGCTCAACCACATGGCGCTCTCGTCGCGCGTGTTCTTCAACGCCAGGACCGCGGCGCTGGCTAAGGAGCTCGCCCGCATCGCCCCCGGCGACTTGCAGATCAGTTTCTTTTCGAATAGCGGCACGGAAGCGGTCGAAGCGGCTCTCAAGACCGCGCGCCTCTCGACCAAGCGCACGATGATCGTCGCCACGCATAACGCCTTCCACGGCAAGACGATGGGCAGCCTCACCGCGACCGGCCGCGATCTGCTCAAAGATTCGTTCAAGCCGCTCGTGCCGGAGTTCTGCCACGTGCCGTTCGGCGATCTCGACGCGCTCGATCGAGCGCTGCCCGGTGCGGCCGCGTTCATCGTCGAGCCGGTGCAGTGCGAAGGCGGCGTGGTGGTCCCGCCCGACGGTTACTTGCGCGGCGTGCGCGATCTGTGCGACACGCACGGCGCGCTGTTCATCGCAGACGAAGTGCAGACGGGTCTTGGACGTACCGGCTATCTGTGGGGCGTCGATCACGATGACGTCGTGCCGGACATCATCGCCGCTGCCAAGGGCCTATCCGGCGGCGTCGTGCCGATCGGCGCCACCATCACGCGCCACGATGTCTGGATGGCCGCCTTCGGCCACGCGCCGCTGCTGCACACCTCGACTTTCGGCGGCAACCCCCTCGCGTGCACCGCGGGCCTCGCCGCGCTCCAAGTGCTGGAAGAAGAGGGTCTCGTCCAACGCTCGCGCGAGATGGGCGCGTACATGCTCGAGGGCGCGAGCCAACTGATGGCGCGTCATCCCGACGTGATCGCGCAGGTGCGCGGGCGCGGGCTCGTCGTCGGCGTCGAGCTCACCAACGAAGGCTACGGCGGCGTCATCATCCCCGAATGTCTGAAACTAGGGCTTACCGCGGCCTATACGCTCAACCAGCAAAAGGTCATCCGCCTCGAGCCGCCGCTTATCGTCACCAAAGACGAGATCGACGAGGCGCTCGCGCTGCTCGGACAAGGAGTGGTCAAGGCGAAGGAAAAACTCGGGGAGCTGGCACGAACCAACTGA
- a CDS encoding aromatase/cyclase encodes MPYVETAIDIAAPARVIYELAKDMERYPEFMPDVESVKVLKRDGNSTTTRWKTLVEEAPIEWTEVDVFDDARARIDYRLIEGDLDKFEGAWTFEERDGVTHVVLGVDYDFGVPTLAELIGPTLRKKVEENSLMMLTALKTRAEKSVSVE; translated from the coding sequence ATGCCCTATGTAGAAACCGCGATCGACATCGCCGCTCCTGCGCGCGTCATCTACGAGCTCGCCAAGGACATGGAGCGCTACCCGGAGTTCATGCCCGACGTCGAGTCCGTCAAAGTCCTCAAGCGCGACGGCAACAGCACGACAACGCGTTGGAAGACGCTGGTCGAAGAAGCCCCGATCGAATGGACCGAAGTGGATGTCTTCGACGACGCGCGGGCGCGCATCGACTACCGGCTCATCGAGGGTGATCTCGATAAGTTCGAGGGCGCGTGGACGTTCGAGGAACGCGACGGCGTCACGCACGTGGTGCTCGGCGTCGACTATGACTTCGGCGTGCCGACCCTGGCCGAGCTCATCGGCCCGACGTTGCGCAAGAAGGTCGAAGAGAACTCGCTCATGATGCTGACCGCGCTCAAGACGCGCGCAGAGAAGAGCGTATCGGTCGAGTAA
- a CDS encoding PQQ-binding-like beta-propeller repeat protein — protein sequence MRAPRAVVLASALAIGASACSAPQSPVGAPLSSSADWPTYNRTLTGERFSALSEITAKNVAGLKPLCHYATGEAGAFQAGIVIAAGVMYFTTPDNTYAVNAKTCELLWKNEYQPVGKVLTPVNRGVAYDGVNVYRGTPDAHFIAINAKTGKTIWDVKVANSSFGAFLSAAPIVWDGLAYIGLAGAEFGVRGKMFAFDTATGHVVWTFDPIPGPHDVGGNTWANAQEAATGGGSTWTSYTLDSSTGELFVPVGNPGPDFSGDYRPGANLFTDSLVVLDAKTGKLKWWYQLVPHDVFDYDLGAPAALVTTSGGKNLAVVAGKNGYLYGIDRLTHKPLYKVAVTTIVNQSAAPTPQGTHVCPTWTGGVEWNGPAYDAANDQLLVNSDDWCGKYVLTPGRYVAGRLFLGGAVIPDPFSSARGWLYAIDADTGKVNWRYHSGGPLVAAITPTAGGLVFTGDMTGQLLVFDAKSGALLFKYKTPGSLAGGVVTYTVDGKQLLAVTSGNVSRTGWSNGASTIYVFGL from the coding sequence ATGCGTGCACCTCGCGCTGTCGTGCTCGCGTCCGCGTTGGCGATCGGCGCGTCCGCGTGCTCGGCGCCGCAATCACCCGTCGGCGCGCCCCTCTCGTCATCAGCCGATTGGCCGACCTATAACCGCACTCTGACCGGCGAGCGCTTCTCAGCGCTGTCGGAGATCACGGCGAAGAACGTCGCCGGCCTCAAGCCGTTGTGCCACTACGCGACCGGTGAGGCAGGCGCGTTCCAGGCCGGCATCGTGATAGCCGCCGGCGTGATGTATTTCACGACGCCGGACAACACGTACGCCGTCAACGCCAAGACGTGCGAGCTGCTCTGGAAGAACGAATATCAGCCGGTGGGCAAAGTGCTCACGCCGGTGAATCGCGGCGTCGCCTACGACGGCGTCAATGTCTACCGCGGCACACCCGACGCGCACTTCATCGCCATCAACGCCAAAACGGGCAAGACGATCTGGGATGTCAAAGTCGCGAATTCTTCGTTCGGCGCGTTCTTGAGCGCTGCGCCGATCGTCTGGGACGGCCTCGCCTACATCGGTCTGGCCGGCGCCGAGTTCGGCGTGCGCGGCAAGATGTTCGCGTTCGACACCGCCACCGGCCACGTGGTGTGGACATTCGATCCGATCCCAGGGCCGCACGACGTCGGCGGCAACACATGGGCCAACGCGCAAGAAGCGGCCACCGGCGGCGGCTCCACCTGGACCTCGTACACGCTCGATTCTTCGACCGGCGAGCTGTTCGTGCCGGTTGGCAATCCGGGCCCTGATTTCTCGGGGGATTACCGGCCCGGCGCCAATCTCTTCACCGATTCTCTCGTGGTGCTCGATGCGAAGACCGGCAAGCTCAAATGGTGGTACCAGCTCGTGCCGCACGACGTCTTCGATTACGATCTCGGTGCGCCGGCTGCGCTCGTCACGACCTCGGGCGGCAAGAACCTGGCCGTCGTTGCGGGCAAGAACGGATATCTCTACGGCATCGATCGCCTGACGCACAAGCCGCTCTACAAAGTGGCGGTCACGACGATCGTCAATCAGAGCGCGGCGCCGACGCCGCAAGGCACGCACGTGTGCCCGACGTGGACCGGCGGTGTCGAATGGAACGGCCCGGCGTACGACGCCGCGAACGATCAGCTGCTCGTCAATTCCGACGATTGGTGCGGGAAATACGTGCTGACGCCGGGCCGCTACGTCGCCGGTCGGCTGTTCTTGGGCGGAGCGGTAATCCCCGATCCGTTCTCGTCGGCGCGCGGTTGGCTCTACGCCATCGATGCGGACACCGGCAAGGTCAACTGGCGCTATCACAGCGGCGGCCCGCTCGTCGCGGCGATCACGCCGACCGCCGGAGGGCTGGTGTTCACCGGCGACATGACGGGCCAGCTGCTCGTCTTCGATGCCAAGTCGGGCGCGTTGCTCTTCAAGTACAAGACGCCCGGCAGCCTCGCGGGCGGGGTCGTGACGTACACGGTTGATGGCAAACAGCTGCTCGCCGTCACGTCCGGCAACGTGTCACGCACGGGCTGGTCCAACGGCGCCTCGACAATCTACGTCTTCGGCCTATGA